A window from Thermodesulfatator atlanticus DSM 21156 encodes these proteins:
- the cobS gene encoding adenosylcobinamide-GDP ribazoletransferase gives MLKEEWEAFASCVAFFTRFPISPRIFRLDKGIFYLPFVAFLLGGLSFFLAKTLAPYIPPKFLAFFLLVTGYFVADFFHFDGLLDWADALASYGDRQKKLAIMKTPEVGALGVLFAFFFLLGEYLLTLGLLEKGLFLAFLFKPLAGRLASALIALMLPPAKKEGLGFLFVSGSRKRLWASQVFWLLLFYFAPLPTAFTLLLVFALSRSFKKDFGGLTGDLLGATIMLCQWLFLAGFLFANF, from the coding sequence ATGCTTAAGGAAGAATGGGAGGCTTTTGCCTCCTGTGTGGCTTTTTTTACCAGGTTTCCTATAAGTCCCCGAATTTTTCGCTTGGATAAGGGGATTTTTTATCTGCCTTTCGTGGCATTTTTGCTTGGGGGCTTAAGCTTTTTTTTGGCTAAAACCCTTGCCCCCTATATACCGCCTAAGTTTCTTGCCTTTTTCTTGCTTGTTACAGGCTACTTTGTTGCTGATTTTTTTCATTTCGACGGGCTTCTTGATTGGGCCGATGCCCTTGCTTCTTACGGGGACAGGCAAAAAAAACTTGCTATTATGAAAACCCCTGAAGTTGGCGCCCTTGGGGTGCTCTTTGCCTTTTTCTTTTTGCTTGGAGAATATTTGTTAACCCTTGGGCTGTTAGAAAAAGGGCTTTTTCTTGCTTTTTTATTTAAACCCCTGGCAGGGCGGCTTGCTTCAGCTTTGATAGCCCTTATGCTTCCACCTGCGAAAAAAGAAGGCCTTGGCTTTTTATTTGTTTCTGGTTCGCGCAAAAGGCTCTGGGCCTCCCAGGTATTTTGGCTTCTTCTTTTTTATTTTGCCCCTTTGCCTACTGCTTTTACATTACTCTTGGTGTTTGCTTTAAGCCGTTCTTTTAAGAAAGATTTCGGTGGCCTTACGGGAGATCTCCTTGGCGCTACCATCATGCTCTGTCAGTGGCTTTTTTTGGCAGGCTTTCTTTTTGCTAATTTTTAG
- the cobT gene encoding nicotinate-nucleotide--dimethylbenzimidazole phosphoribosyltransferase yields MEVRLPKLDRADYERASKRLDNLTKPRGSLGYLEEIARRYVYITGELFPELPLSKAVYVFAGDHGVVEEGVSAYPQEVTLQMILNFLAGGAGINAIARQAGADVYVVDVGAAGDVDDPRLIKRKVVHGTKNFLKEPAMSREQAQKALQVGYELAKEAAEKGVKLLIPGDMGIGNTTPSAAVMCALLGEDPDDIVGRGTGIDDLALARKRQVVKEALSKYSFADPIDVLAKVGGAEIGAIAGFFLGGAESRVPVIIDGFISLAGYTIAQALCPELKEFVFLGHCSKEKGAARVVEKLNLRPIVDLDLRLGEGTGACLASMIVDAALRVLTEMATFEDAGVSKGKEHLS; encoded by the coding sequence ATGGAAGTCAGGTTACCAAAGCTTGATAGGGCTGATTACGAAAGGGCTAGTAAACGTTTAGATAATCTTACTAAACCGCGCGGAAGTCTTGGCTATCTCGAAGAAATAGCCAGACGCTATGTTTACATCACAGGGGAGCTTTTCCCAGAGCTTCCTTTATCAAAAGCGGTTTATGTTTTTGCTGGGGACCATGGCGTAGTGGAAGAAGGCGTTAGTGCCTATCCACAGGAGGTAACCCTTCAGATGATACTTAATTTTCTGGCAGGTGGTGCAGGCATAAACGCCATTGCCCGTCAGGCAGGGGCGGATGTTTATGTAGTAGATGTAGGGGCCGCAGGCGATGTTGATGATCCACGCCTTATCAAGCGCAAGGTGGTTCATGGTACCAAAAATTTCCTGAAAGAGCCTGCCATGAGCCGCGAGCAGGCGCAAAAGGCCCTGCAAGTGGGATATGAGCTTGCCAAAGAAGCCGCGGAAAAAGGGGTAAAACTCCTCATCCCGGGAGACATGGGCATTGGAAACACCACCCCTTCGGCAGCGGTGATGTGTGCCCTTTTGGGAGAAGACCCTGACGACATCGTTGGCAGAGGGACAGGCATTGATGATCTTGCTCTTGCCCGCAAACGCCAGGTGGTCAAAGAGGCGCTTTCCAAATATAGCTTTGCTGATCCCATCGATGTGCTTGCCAAGGTTGGTGGCGCGGAAATAGGTGCTATCGCGGGATTTTTCCTGGGTGGCGCCGAAAGCCGCGTGCCAGTTATCATTGACGGGTTCATTTCCCTTGCTGGCTACACCATTGCTCAGGCCCTTTGTCCTGAGCTCAAAGAATTTGTCTTTCTTGGTCACTGTTCCAAGGAAAAGGGTGCAGCCCGCGTGGTAGAAAAATTAAACCTGCGTCCCATTGTTGACCTTGATTTGCGGTTGGGTGAAGGCACCGGGGCCTGCCTTGCCAGCATGATTGTAGATGCGGCGCTTAGGGTTTTGACAGAGATGGCTACCTTTGAAGACGCAGGGGTGTCCAAAGGCAAAGAACACCTGAGCTGA
- the cbiB gene encoding adenosylcobinamide-phosphate synthase CbiB: MVQKIPSPIIVLFAFLLDSFLADPPVRWHPVRLIGDIAEFFRKRFYSLGTLGGAFTLFLTTAFFVGPVYAFTLFFPPLEIIFLYFFIAPTSLRREVLKVAHALSQNDLVLGRKRLSFLVGRETKNLSLSQCVRASVETLAENFTDAVVGPLFWYFILGIPGVAFYKVCETLDSMYGYKTEKWQRFGFFPAKSDDVLNFIPARIAALFIILASAFAGGSPARAMKTMLRDAGKHDSPNSGYTEAAMAGALGIELGGPLVYQGRYFAKSTFGKPLRERRVSDIFLAAKIVNMATILWITTLIIAEAFIWKSGYQSLIGLITKGLVNV; this comes from the coding sequence ATGGTTCAAAAGATTCCATCGCCAATAATAGTTCTTTTTGCCTTTTTGCTTGATTCTTTTCTTGCTGACCCGCCGGTGCGGTGGCACCCTGTGCGCCTCATTGGAGACATCGCAGAGTTTTTCCGAAAGCGTTTTTATTCTTTGGGCACTTTGGGTGGGGCTTTTACGCTTTTTTTAACCACGGCCTTTTTTGTGGGGCCGGTTTATGCCTTTACCCTTTTTTTTCCGCCTTTAGAGATAATTTTTCTTTATTTTTTTATTGCGCCGACTTCTTTGCGCCGGGAAGTGCTCAAAGTAGCCCATGCCCTTTCTCAAAACGACTTAGTCCTTGGGCGCAAGAGGCTTTCTTTTCTGGTGGGGCGCGAAACAAAAAATTTGTCCTTAAGCCAGTGTGTTCGCGCCTCAGTGGAAACTCTTGCTGAAAACTTTACCGACGCGGTAGTTGGGCCACTTTTCTGGTATTTTATTTTAGGGATTCCGGGGGTGGCCTTTTATAAGGTTTGTGAAACCCTTGATTCCATGTATGGCTATAAGACCGAAAAATGGCAAAGGTTTGGTTTTTTCCCGGCAAAAAGCGACGATGTTTTAAATTTTATCCCCGCAAGGATCGCGGCGCTTTTCATAATCCTGGCATCTGCTTTTGCTGGGGGAAGTCCTGCACGCGCCATGAAAACCATGCTAAGAGATGCCGGCAAGCATGATTCCCCTAACTCCGGCTACACCGAGGCTGCTATGGCAGGGGCCCTGGGCATTGAGCTAGGTGGCCCCCTTGTTTATCAGGGAAGGTATTTTGCCAAAAGTACTTTTGGCAAACCTTTGCGTGAACGCAGAGTCTCGGATATTTTCTTGGCAGCAAAAATAGTTAACATGGCAACTATCTTGTGGATAACAACTCTGATAATAGCGGAGGCTTTCATATGGAAGTCAGGTTACCAAAGCTTGATAGGGCTGATTACGAAAGGGCTAGTAAACGTTTAG